From the Erythrolamprus reginae isolate rEryReg1 chromosome Z, rEryReg1.hap1, whole genome shotgun sequence genome, one window contains:
- the TFPT gene encoding TCF3 fusion partner: MAAVSFEEFSVPPGSELALPPLFGGNILESELETEVEFADGGIPDDEEEEDMLRQQEMARRKCQVLARRCKELEQVNERMLNRLHQVQRITLRLKQERRFLMRVLDSYGDDYRQGHLDIALEDEGLQSANVATPGNAGNEPGEKETSRCPPAQESERRSPSEGPVSKKRRRHLREEKEGRIRRAAPTLLPMEEFPVQIKSEEDFQCEQDDVLGSAWQQSSPQDKLLHYSKFPSPDACSDFD; the protein is encoded by the exons ATGGCTGCTGTGAGTTTTGAAGAATTTTCAGTGCCTCCTGGCTCAGAGCTGGCATTGCCTCCTCTTTTTGGTGGAAATATCCTAGAAAGTGAGTTAGAAACTGAAGTGGAATTTGCTGATGGGGGGATTCCAgatgacgaggaagaggaagatatGTTGCGGCAACAGGAGATGGCTCGACGCAAGTGTCAAGTGCTTGCCCGACGATGCAAGGAGTTAGAACAG GTAAATGAGAGAATGTTGAACCGGCTCCATCAGGTCCAAAGAATAACACTGCGTCTCAAACAGGAAAGGAG GTTTCTCATGAGAGTTTTGGATTCCTATGGTGATGATTACAGACAAGGCCACCTTGATATTGCCTTGGAG GATGAAGGACTCCAGAGTGCAAATGTTGCAACTCCCGGCAATGCAGGGAATGAGCCTGGTGAGAAGGAAACCTCCAGGTGCCCGCCTGCCCAAGAGTCAGAGAGACGCTCCCCTAGCGAAGGCCCTGTCAGCAAGAAGCGGCGACGTCATCTGcgtgaggagaaggaagggaggatacGTCGAGCAGCCCCAACATTGCTGCCCATGGAGGAATTTCCCGTGCAG ATAAAATCCGAAGAAGATTTCCAGTGTGAACAGGATGATGTTCTTGGCTCTGCTTGGCAGCAATCCAGTCCCCAGGACAAGTTACTCCATTACTCCAAGTTTCCCAGTCCTGATGCCTGCTCTGATTTTGACTGA